The following proteins are co-located in the Diaphorobacter sp. HDW4B genome:
- a CDS encoding type II toxin-antitoxin system HipA family toxin yields MSTSIRYLRLYMHQPAALGGGRRAIGYLSQYGDILRISFESDYIADTNRPTLSLSYRGGNEPDTQSILASARDARLVRTDGRWPVYFQNLLPEGHNRERLAHERGCSPDDEFELLAAAGHDLMGALEVEPIPPNEAIPEVVRHWHTTQGLDVLEPGFVEYPVEDAASLPGIVTKFSAVQDGRRYTVHRKGAAGSVILKLPTTHHPDLVANEYACYQLCKALGLQTADADIITRAQADLPEHVPFDEILAVQRFDHLPDGSRIHMEEFNQALGYAPRHKYGKGLQQDWPTMLRVLDRLSPQPVHDTREFLARTVAAILMGNTDAHLKNWALIYPDGRQPRLAPVYDCVCVASFFEGTSTQQYAVNKAIDVAMRALSWDDMEALIKSAGLLRASRHVALLKEVVAQAKADWPKLLVDAPQNMRQTIEVRLAGGVALAG; encoded by the coding sequence ATGTCCACCTCGATCCGCTACCTGCGCCTGTACATGCACCAGCCCGCAGCGCTTGGGGGCGGACGGCGTGCCATCGGCTATCTCTCGCAGTACGGCGACATTCTGCGCATCTCGTTCGAGAGCGACTACATCGCCGACACGAACCGCCCCACCCTGTCGCTGAGCTACCGCGGCGGCAACGAGCCGGACACGCAGAGCATTCTGGCGTCCGCGCGCGATGCCCGGCTGGTGCGCACCGATGGACGCTGGCCGGTGTATTTCCAGAACCTGCTGCCCGAAGGCCATAACCGCGAGCGCCTTGCGCACGAACGCGGCTGCTCGCCCGATGACGAATTCGAGCTGCTTGCCGCCGCTGGGCACGACCTGATGGGCGCGCTCGAAGTCGAACCGATTCCGCCCAACGAAGCGATTCCCGAGGTCGTGCGCCACTGGCACACCACGCAGGGGCTGGACGTGCTCGAACCCGGCTTTGTCGAATATCCCGTGGAGGACGCGGCTTCGCTTCCCGGCATCGTCACCAAGTTCAGCGCCGTGCAGGACGGCCGCCGCTACACCGTGCACCGCAAGGGCGCTGCGGGCAGTGTCATTCTCAAGCTGCCGACCACGCACCACCCCGATCTGGTCGCCAACGAATACGCCTGCTACCAGCTCTGCAAGGCGCTCGGCCTGCAGACGGCGGATGCCGACATCATCACCCGCGCGCAGGCCGATCTGCCGGAGCATGTGCCGTTCGACGAAATCCTCGCAGTGCAGCGTTTTGACCATCTGCCCGATGGTTCGCGCATCCACATGGAAGAGTTCAATCAGGCCCTCGGCTACGCGCCGCGCCACAAATACGGCAAGGGCCTACAGCAGGACTGGCCGACCATGCTGCGCGTGCTTGACCGCCTGAGCCCCCAGCCCGTGCACGACACGCGCGAATTCCTCGCGCGCACGGTCGCCGCCATCCTCATGGGCAACACCGACGCGCACCTGAAAAACTGGGCGCTGATTTATCCCGATGGCCGCCAACCACGGCTCGCGCCGGTCTATGACTGTGTTTGTGTCGCCTCGTTCTTCGAAGGCACATCGACCCAGCAATACGCAGTGAACAAGGCCATCGATGTGGCGATGCGCGCGCTGTCGTGGGACGACATGGAAGCGCTCATCAAATCCGCAGGACTGCTGCGCGCATCACGGCATGTCGCGCTGCTCAAGGAGGTGGTCGCACAAGCCAAAGCCGACTGGCCCAAACTGCTCGTCGATGCGCCGCAAAACATGCGCCAAACGATCGAAGTGCGCCTTGCGGGCGGTGTGGCGCTCGCAGGCTGA
- a CDS encoding helix-turn-helix domain-containing protein, translated as MNDALIESLAAARKAQKITQAELAERAGLSRMAVQRTETGDVDPRYSTLAEMSRVLGMQMIAVPADLVPALQAFIQSGGKFLGQPTGADAPPSVVDVYAAEPAAKYGKDR; from the coding sequence ATGAATGATGCTTTGATTGAATCCCTGGCCGCCGCCCGCAAGGCGCAGAAGATCACCCAGGCCGAGCTGGCCGAACGCGCCGGTCTCTCGCGCATGGCCGTTCAGCGCACGGAAACGGGCGATGTGGACCCGCGCTACTCCACGCTGGCGGAAATGTCCCGCGTGCTGGGCATGCAGATGATCGCCGTGCCTGCGGATCTCGTGCCTGCGCTGCAGGCGTTCATCCAGTCCGGCGGCAAGTTCCTCGGCCAGCCCACGGGGGCCGATGCGCCACCTTCGGTCGTCGATGTCTATGCCGCCGAGCCTGCGGCCAAATACGGCAAGGACCGCTGA